From Haloglomus litoreum, the proteins below share one genomic window:
- a CDS encoding ABC transporter ATP-binding protein, which translates to MTGDRLSGTEPPDSAGGSDVDTTGGADATLAGDTDTPLELRDVVKAYDSGAETVRALKGVDFAVERGEFVSVIGPSGSGKSTMLNMLGLLDTPTSGEVLLDGVDAATYDDAERTDARREYIGFVFQQFYLIDALTAVENVTLPTVYQRDPAAEGRAVDLLQRVGLGDRLDHRPTQLSGGQKQRVAIARSLINEPAVVLADEPTGNLDQETGTTILEEFAQVCEEGVAVVTVTHDPLVNEFADRVVELVDGVIRDVR; encoded by the coding sequence ATGACGGGGGACCGGCTGAGCGGGACGGAACCGCCCGATTCCGCCGGGGGGAGCGATGTTGACACCACGGGCGGCGCGGACGCCACGCTCGCGGGCGACACCGACACGCCGCTCGAACTCCGGGACGTCGTGAAGGCGTACGACTCCGGCGCCGAGACCGTCCGGGCGCTGAAGGGCGTCGACTTCGCCGTCGAGCGCGGCGAGTTCGTCTCCGTCATCGGGCCTTCCGGGTCCGGCAAGTCGACGATGCTGAACATGCTGGGGCTGCTCGACACGCCCACCTCGGGCGAGGTCCTGCTCGACGGGGTCGACGCCGCGACCTACGACGACGCCGAGCGCACGGACGCCCGCCGCGAGTACATCGGCTTCGTCTTCCAGCAGTTCTACCTCATCGACGCGCTCACCGCGGTCGAGAACGTCACGCTGCCGACCGTCTACCAGCGCGACCCCGCGGCCGAGGGCCGGGCGGTCGACCTGCTGCAGCGGGTCGGGCTGGGTGACCGGCTCGACCACCGGCCCACGCAGCTCTCGGGCGGGCAGAAACAGCGCGTCGCCATCGCCCGCTCGCTCATCAACGAACCCGCGGTCGTCCTCGCGGACGAGCCGACGGGGAACCTCGACCAGGAGACGGGCACCACCATCCTCGAGGAGTTCGCGCAGGTGTGCGAGGAGGGGGTCGCCGTCGTCACCGTCACCCACGACCCGCTGGTCAACGAGTTCGCCGACCGCGTCGTCGAGCTCGTCGACGGGGTGATACGGGATGTCCGGTAG
- a CDS encoding ABC transporter permease has protein sequence MSGSDPSPGGDEATASGLGLLERFPSVLMARRNLSRNRLRSGLAALGIVIGVLAIATLGIFGNVLQLSATNELGGIGNQVIVSPNEDAGREALSPRDVAAIERIAEGRGTSVPLVTNGAVINGPGGQTFAQLYGLDRPRALFEARSGRLPEFHRQGALVGSSVAGRLGLQPGSAVEIEGQRFRVIAVLAETDDITPIQPSNAVVLPRDAFAQDAPSQVVVQADSGEDASYVAREVRERLNARERRVSVFELSSILDRINEFFGLLNGFLIALGAVSLVVAGVAIFNVMLMSTTERRGEIGVLRAVGVQKGDVLRTLVVEATLLGVLGGIGGVLLTCVAVGALYAFSSIGLDVVLAPSNGVYLAVAFAFGVFISLVSGLYPAYRAANEEPVDALRD, from the coding sequence ATGTCCGGTAGCGACCCGTCGCCCGGCGGGGACGAGGCCACCGCGAGCGGACTCGGCCTCCTCGAGCGCTTCCCCTCGGTGCTGATGGCCCGGCGGAACCTCTCGCGCAACCGCCTCCGCTCCGGGCTGGCCGCGCTGGGTATCGTCATCGGCGTGCTGGCCATCGCGACCCTGGGTATCTTCGGCAACGTCCTCCAGCTGTCGGCGACGAACGAGCTGGGCGGCATCGGCAACCAGGTCATCGTCAGCCCCAACGAGGACGCCGGCCGCGAGGCCCTCTCGCCGCGGGACGTGGCGGCGATCGAGCGCATCGCGGAGGGCCGGGGGACGTCGGTCCCGCTGGTGACCAACGGCGCCGTCATCAACGGTCCGGGCGGGCAGACGTTCGCCCAGCTGTACGGGCTCGACCGCCCACGGGCGCTGTTCGAGGCCCGGTCGGGGCGGCTGCCGGAGTTCCACCGCCAGGGCGCGCTGGTCGGCTCGTCGGTCGCCGGCCGGCTCGGCCTCCAGCCCGGGAGCGCCGTCGAGATCGAGGGCCAGCGCTTCCGCGTCATCGCCGTCCTCGCCGAGACCGACGACATCACGCCCATCCAGCCGTCGAACGCCGTCGTCCTGCCCCGCGACGCGTTCGCCCAGGACGCCCCCAGCCAGGTCGTCGTCCAGGCCGACTCCGGCGAGGACGCCTCCTACGTCGCCCGCGAGGTCCGCGAGCGGCTCAACGCCCGGGAGCGCCGGGTCAGCGTCTTCGAACTCTCCAGCATCCTCGACCGCATCAACGAGTTCTTCGGCCTCCTCAACGGCTTCCTCATCGCCCTGGGCGCCGTCTCACTGGTCGTCGCCGGCGTCGCCATCTTCAACGTGATGCTGATGTCCACGACGGAGCGACGCGGCGAGATCGGCGTCCTCCGCGCGGTCGGGGTCCAGAAGGGCGACGTGCTCCGGACGCTCGTGGTCGAGGCGACGCTGCTCGGCGTCCTCGGCGGGATCGGCGGCGTCCTCCTCACCTGCGTCGCCGTCGGCGCGCTCTACGCGTTCAGCTCCATCGGCCTGGACGTCGTTCTCGCCCCGAGCAACGGCGTCTACCTCGCCGTCGCGTTCGCGTTCGGCGTCTTCATCAGCCTCGTGTCGGGACTCTACCCGGCCTACCGGGCGGCCAACGAGGAGCCCGTCGACGCGCTCCG